The nucleotide window ACCGTGATGGTTTCTGCCACCATGCCGGCAAAAATCAAATCGCTGGCCCAGGAATTCCAAAAGGACCCGCAGACTGTAGCTGTTGCCACGGCGGCAAAACCCATTGACCGTATCGAGCAGTCAGTGAAGTTTATGGCCAAGGAAAACAAGCGGGGAACACTCATCGAGCTCCTGCAGGCCAAAGACGTGAGCAGTGCGATTGTTTTTACCCGCACCAAGCGCGGCGCCGATCGCCTGAGCAAGCAGCTTGTCGCTGCCGGCATCGGCGCGGGCGCCATTCACGGTAACAAGAGCCAGAATCAGCGTGAAAAAGCCCTTTTGCTTTTCCGGAATGGAGAGACTCCTGTCCTTGTTGCCACTGATGTGGCCGCAAGGGGTATTGATATCGACGATGTTTCCCATGTCTTCAACTTTGAACTGCCAAATGTGGCAGAAGCCTATGTTCACCGCATCGGCAGAACGGCCCGGGCAGGCAAGTCCGGCCAGGCCATCTCCCTGTGCGATCCGTCGGAAAGCGGATTGCTGGCGGACATTGAAAAGCTGATTGGCAATAAAATCAGACGTGCAGGCGGAAATGACCCGGCTCCGACGGAGCGTACAGCACGTGATATGCCGGAACGGAAACATACTGCTGCGAAAGCAAAGCCGCGGCCGGCGTCCCGCAGAGGCGGACCCCGGAAGAACGTCTCCCGAACAGAATCCCCCCGACAGGGAGCATCCGAGCAGGGAATGACCGGACAGGGCAGTCATCCGCTCAGTGAAATTCGCTTTCTGAAAGTTCCCGGAAGCAATACATCAACCCAGAAACAAACACGCGTAGCATGAGGTCCCTGAGGGACACATGTGAATAACAAACATTGGGCGGCGCGGTTGCCGCCTCATCATCAACCAAAAGGAAATTTATTATGAATGATGGTACTGTAAAATGGTTTAACCCTACAAAAGGCTATGGCTTTATTGCTCCTGATAACGGCGGCGCCGATGTGTTTGTTCACATCACCGCTCTGGAACAGTCCGGTCTTTCAAGCCTTGATGAAGGTCAGCAGGTTTCTTATGACACTGAAGTCAGCAGCAAAACCGGCAAAACTTCTGCGATTAACCTGAAAACAGCCTAATCGGCAGATCTTTCAGTAAGAAAAAAGGGCGCTGACTGCTTTTAGTCAGCGCCCTTTTTGCGTCTTTCGCGGGATTTTCCCCGAATGTTCTTACCGGGATTTTATTCGCCAGGGCAGGTCACATTCCATGCCAAGCGGCAGGGGAATAATGGTCTGGTCGCCGATTGTTAAGGGACAAACCTCTTCCGGCATTTTCTCGAGGGTGAAGGTTTCGCCAGGGTCTGGCAGGTCATAATATTCCCGGCCGATGGTGCAGAGGAAATTTTCCAATGCAGCCTGCCCGGCCGGTGTGCCGAGATCAACGCCGGCTATCTCGAACGCCTGGGCATAAAGCTGGGGGGCGATACCGCCGGTATAACATCCGGCGGCACAGCCACATGGTGTCGTTTTCTTAGTATGGGGGGCGCTGTCCGTACCGGCGAAGAATTTTGTGTTATCCGCGGCGGTGGCGGCGTCACGCAAAGCAGCCCGGTCTTCCTCGAATTTCACCAGCGGAAGGCAATAAAGGTGATATTTGAGGCCGTTGAGCAGACTGCCGACGGTATAGAGCAGATGCTGCGGCGTGATGTTGGCTTTCACATGGTCCGGCGCCTGCCGGACAAACTCCACCCCGACCTTTGTTGTCAGATGCTCGCCGACAATACGTAATTCCGGGAAGCTGTCGACCAGGCGCGGCATATGTTCTTTGTAAAAAATCTCTTCGGCATTTTCCGCGCGGTCAAAATAACGTTCCGCCGCGAGGCCGTGTTCCTCGCCGTGAATGCAGAGTGTCACCCCGCTATCCTGCATGACCTGGAAAACGCCATTCTCCATAAATCGTTCAAGCGGGGCACCGAATTCCGCACCGGTCGTCCCATGCGGGGGATAATATTTGCACGCCCTGAGAAGGCCTGATGCGGCCCCCTGTTCAATCATCTGCGGCGTTGTATCCCGGGTCAGGTAAAGCGGAACAATCACCTCTGTGAAGGACCCGCCAGCCGCTTCCAGAATCTCCACGCGATATTGTTCAATGCTTTTGTAATTGGCGACCCGGTCACGTTCGAACACCTTGCCGACCGGCGGGGCGGTGTTGGGCATCGCCAGGGCGCCGGCGCATTGCATCGACACATGGTCCTTTACGGTCGCCGGCAATGTTTCATCCTGACGGAAATGGGTGTGCAGGTCATACCACTTTGGAAGGGTGAAACATGTGGTCATTGAGGGTTCTTTCCAGAAAGTGAATAAATCTTTTTTATACGGTCATCCGGTTTCTAGTTGAAAGTGCGCAACTTTTCAACATTTGGAAAGACCTGTACCTGCCAAACAACCTTACTCGCCCTCTTCCCGGATATCGCCGCGCATCACCGGATAGCCGAGGTTCATCCAGCCGAAAATGCCTTCCCAGAGGACGGCGGTCTTGCTGTATCCCCGCTCCTGGAGTTTTCCGATTACATGGTCGGCGGCTGCCCGCGGGCAGGAACAATAGGCGACTATCATCACATCCTTGGGCAGATCCTTGACCAGGGCATCAAAGTCGGAATAATAGGGAATCGGGATTGATCCCTCGATATGCACCCGCTGCCAGACCGAAGCGACCCGGGTGTCCAGCAGGACCATTCTCTTTTTGGCCTTGAGCGCGGCGTCAAGATCGGCGGAGGATACATATTTCCCGTCTGACAGGACAAAGTCGGGATCTTCCCCTTCAGGGTTGATGACATACTGATCCGGGGTTGGTATCTTTTTCAGAACAGGTTTCTGTATTTCCCAGCCGTCGGCCCGGCTGCGCAGGAAGGCGGTGACATTGTCGATATCTTCATCAGATAATTTGCCTGTCCAGGCCACCATTGGCGTATCCTGGCGGCCGTTGCGGATGGCATGGCGAATCACTTCGTCGGTATTATGGGCCAAGGCGGACTGGTTGCCAAGGGCCGGGGCGCTTACCCCTTCACCGTTCACGCCATGACATGTGGTGCAATTTTCCTTGTATACCTGCTCTCCCCGTTTGATGTCGCCGCGCACCGGCTCGGTGCTGAGCTTGACCCGTTCTACCCCGGACTGCCAGTAGAGCCAGTACGTCAGGTCCCAGGTTTCGTCCAGGGTCAGCGGACCGCCCACTTCGTCCAGATAGCCGCCCATTGCGGTGCCCACCCGGCCATAGGACATGGGCCGGAGGATGGCATGGGGGACGCCGGATTCCATCAGGCTCTTGCTTTTCAGGGAAGGGGCGTGATCGTTGGCATAGCCTTCCCGGTTTTCACCGTGGCACAGGGCACAATATTTCTGGTAATTGACGGCGGCTCTCTCGCTTTGTTCCGGTGTCAGTTCCCGTGGCGGCGGCAGGGTTTCGTGCGCGGTGGCGATCGAGGTGGTGGCCGGGAGGACCGCAAGGCCGATCAGCAGCGCGGCAAGCTGTTTAACTGATGTCATCTGTTATATTCCCCGTATGTATTATTCTGTCAATTCCGTCTGGTTTGACATTTATTTATTGTAGATTCCTTCTCTTTATAAAGATGACGTCGCAGGGGTTCAAATGAATTGCGAAGAAAACAAAGTCAGAAAGTGCAGGTAATCGCGACTCGGGAATACGAATGAATCTTAGGTCTGTTCTAAGAAAAATGCGAAAAACGCTTATTAATTGACTCTAATCAATTCATTGCCCTGTTAACTGTTTATTAACTATAATGACTAGCCGCCTTCTTCAGAGTCATTTTAGTTTGAGTCCCTTTAAGTTTGCGTTCAGTTATTTCAGAGTCCTGTGGGCGGCTGGATGGCTGCCGTCTTGGCAGCGGGTAACAAGATTAGCAACAATGAGGAAAATATTATGATGCGTACTAAACTGATAGCATATGCCTCCATTTGTGTGGCTGCTTTTACTTATTCGGGATCAGCGTTCGCGCAGGAGGCAGACAACGGCGGCAGCGGGGAGCCTCAAGGCGGGTCTCCGGTGATTGAAGCACCCAAGTCTGCTTCACATGGCTCGGCCATCGCTGATGGTGGCGGACAGAATGCGAACCATCTCGCCTACTCCATAGGCAGTGGTCCGGGCACTGACGTCGGTGTTTCCGAGTCAGATCTGGAAAGCACAAACAGCGTCGCTGCAACCATCGACGGAAACCAGACGATCCTTTCCGGGTCAGGTAACGATGTCAGCAACATGTCGAGTCTCGAAGGTGTGTCGACCGTTGGTCAATCTGCCCTGACACAGAACAGCGGCAACCAGTCCGCCGCCGGTGCCGGTAACGCACTTGGTTTTGTCGTCAACCAGGGGGAAACCAACGAACAAACCGTGCTGAACGGCATTCCTTTGATCGCCGTAACCGTTGATGATATCACAATCAGCGACGCCGACGGCAACAAATCCACTGAACGTCACGGGACTTATACCGAAACGCCGGGGGAAAACCTGCAGGCAGCTGTGGGTGATGGTGTCGCCAGCGCGGCCGGTGGTGGCCTGAACTCTGACCACACATCCTGGACGGTCGGTGCCGGTAGTGGCAATGACGTTGGTTTTGACCGCTCCCGCATGGTCAGTTCAAACCTGGTTCTGGCATCAGTGACGTCGAACGTCACCAGCATCAGTGCAGGCGAAGGGGCCAACATGGTCAACCAGGCCAGCAGCCTGCTGAATGTCACGTCCGAAGGCCAGACCGCGATTGCCCAGAACACAGGCAACAATTCCGTTGTGGGCGCAGGGAACTCCATTACCTTCATCGCGAACTTCAATGCGTTGGATGGTGGCAGTCTCCCCGATTCCTGATCAATCCAGAAACGGGTGACGGCATTCTGCCGCCACCCGAATTTCCGCTCAACGACTTGAAGTGGAGAATTCATATGTCTAGCATTACTATAAGGCTGGCGTTCTTTTTGTGTTGTGGACTGGTGCCGGGAATCGTTTTTTCGCCCGCTTATGCGGATGAAGATATCGCGGCATTCCCGGCTGCTAAAAAAGCAAGCCCGGAAGCATTGGATGACGCGCGGGGCATGGCGAACCCGTTCAATCCAGGCGAAGTGACAAACTCATCTGAAGTCAGCGGCAACAGTGTCATTTATAACGGCGATGCCGAGGTCACACAGACCAACACAATTGACAATGCCTTCAATCATTCGGCGTCGATCTCTACGGTCGTTCAAAACGCCGGTAACAACGTTCTTATCGAGAATGCAACGAATATTTTCATTACCATCAATTCAAAACCCGGGGGTAACTGAGGGTGATGAAGGGGCTGGGTATTCTTTTCATCCTCTTTACCTGTCTGGGGGGTGGTACAAACCTGTCCGGTGCGGCCGAAATGGAAGTGCGGCTGCCGGGCGGGGCGGTGGCACATGTGGAAGTCAACAGTATACGCGAACAACGTTTCCGGGACGTGGTCGAGCAGCGTTATGATATGAGCTGCGGGTCGGGGGCGCTTGCGACCCTGTTGACCTATCATTACGGCCAGCCGGTCGCCGAAGAGGAGCTGTTCGTCGCCATGTTCAAGGCCGGGGACCAGCAGGCAATCCGGGAGAAGGGTTTTTCCCTGCTTGATATCAAGAAATACCTGGAGAACCAGGGCTATGTCGCCAACGGATTTTATGAATCCCTGGATACCCTGAAGGGGGTGGGAATTCCGGCAATCGTCCTGATCAATCTGGGCGGATATCAGCATTTCGTTGTCGTCAAAGGCGTTACCGACAGCGAGGTTCTGGTCGGCGACCCGGCCTTCGGGCTCAGGATTTACGATCGCACCGCGTTCGAGGCGATGTGGAACGGGCTGCTGTTTGTCATCGAAAATAAAATGCAGCTGGCGCGACCGACCTTTAATCTCGCGTCGGCCTGGAGCACGAGACCAAAAGCGCCGTTGCGAGATATCCGCGCGACCAAGGTGTTGATGCTGCAGCCCTGGATGCTTAAATCAACGAACGAATTCTGACGGGATAATGATGACGGAACCATTGAAAAACAGGAGGATGATACGGCCCGGTGTTTCGACGCTGCTGGCTGTGTTTTCGCTGTTGTGGTTTGCGTCACCGGTACTGGCTGAAGATATGGGGTCTTCTGTTTTTTCTGCCGCGGTAAAAGAGAGTGAGCTGGCAAAGATGCGCGGCGGTTTTGCGCTTGGCAATGGCACAGTGGTCTATTTTGCGATCGTGGCGCACACGGAAGTCAATGGCGTAAATGTCAACCAGTGGAGTTGGAGCAACAGCGATACCAATCCCCTGCAAACCACCATAGTGCAGGTCGGTGAAAACAATGTCATGACGCCGGACAGCATTGCCGGCGCTCCGTCCATCGCGAACATCATTCAGAACACACAGAATGATGTCGTCATCCGCCGCAGCGTCGACATTTTTATGAACTTGTCGATAGCTGACACTTTAGCCTCTGATATCCAGAGTCAGGCCCTGCTCGGTCTGGATACCTTGTTATCGATGCAGTAGATACGCTATAACAATAAGAATTCTCGTCAAAAACAGGGGCTGGCGAAGACATGCATAAAAATCACAGTTTGAGGGGGAGACAAGTGACAACCGGGGCCTTGCCATTTGTGGGTACTTTGTTTCTTGCAGGTCTTGTTTTGTCGGCCCCGGCTATTGCCCAGCAGGCCGGGCACACTGAGCCGTCAGCCGTTAACACCCTGTCGATCGAAGAAATTGTCCGTCAGCAACAGGCCGTGCTCGCAGAACAGGAACGGCGCCTTGCCGAGCAGGAGAAGGCGCTTGCTGAACAGCGCAATGCGCTGAGGGCGCAGCAGCAGCGCATAGATGCGCTGGTGGCCTATATCCAGCAGACGATGGCGCAGGCGCAGCAACAAACTGCCCAGCCTCCGCAGGAACATGCACAGCCTGTACAGGAAAATGTCCAGACTGCGCAACAAAGCGTCAAGGCCGCACCGCCTGATCAATCGCCCGAACTGTCGTCAGCCCCCGAACCGGATGTGGTCGGGGAGCGGCCGCCGGAAAAGAAACCTGAAGTCACGGTGCTTGCGGATCGCGGCGGGGTTCTGATCTCGGCAGCGGCAGGTTTTCCATCGAGCCTTCGATTGAATATTTCCGTGCCGATGTGGACCGGGCGGAAGTCACCGGCTTTACCATCCTGCCCGGCATTCTGATCGGCAATGTGACCGTTCGCCAGGCCAACAGGGATACCCTGGTGCCGTCGCTGACCACGCGTTACGGCATCACCAATCGCCTCGAGGTCGAAGCCAAGGTTCCCTTTGTCTATCGCAACGATACCACAATCGGACGCCCGGTCGGCGAACCGGCAAGCGCCGATCTGTTGTCCAGTGCCAGCGGGTCCGACATCGGCGACGTCGAACTTGCCCTGCATTATCAGATTAACAGTGGAGGCGGCGGCTGGCCGTTTCTGGTCGGCAATCTTCGCCTGAAGGCCCCGACAGGCAGCGATCCGTTTGAGGTTGCGCGCGATCCCGTCACCGGTGTTGAACTAGAGCTG belongs to Emcibacter sp. and includes:
- a CDS encoding DEAD/DEAH box helicase; protein product: MTTFKELGLSGHLLSALSAEGLSNPTPVQAQAIPPQLKNRDVIAIAQTGTGKTAAFLLPILDILCRRNEKSGPKSCRFLILTPTRELALQIERNAHSLAGNLPLRTVCIVGGVKPGPQIQKLKHGADIVIATPGRLEDLFSQNAIGFGKVETVVLDEADQMLDLGFYPAIRRVMGHLPKQRQTVMVSATMPAKIKSLAQEFQKDPQTVAVATAAKPIDRIEQSVKFMAKENKRGTLIELLQAKDVSSAIVFTRTKRGADRLSKQLVAAGIGAGAIHGNKSQNQREKALLLFRNGETPVLVATDVAARGIDIDDVSHVFNFELPNVAEAYVHRIGRTARAGKSGQAISLCDPSESGLLADIEKLIGNKIRRAGGNDPAPTERTARDMPERKHTAAKAKPRPASRRGGPRKNVSRTESPRQGASEQGMTGQGSHPLSEIRFLKVPGSNTSTQKQTRVA
- a CDS encoding cold-shock protein gives rise to the protein MNDGTVKWFNPTKGYGFIAPDNGGADVFVHITALEQSGLSSLDEGQQVSYDTEVSSKTGKTSAINLKTA
- a CDS encoding c-type cytochrome, which translates into the protein MTSVKQLAALLIGLAVLPATTSIATAHETLPPPRELTPEQSERAAVNYQKYCALCHGENREGYANDHAPSLKSKSLMESGVPHAILRPMSYGRVGTAMGGYLDEVGGPLTLDETWDLTYWLYWQSGVERVKLSTEPVRGDIKRGEQVYKENCTTCHGVNGEGVSAPALGNQSALAHNTDEVIRHAIRNGRQDTPMVAWTGKLSDEDIDNVTAFLRSRADGWEIQKPVLKKIPTPDQYVINPEGEDPDFVLSDGKYVSSADLDAALKAKKRMVLLDTRVASVWQRVHIEGSIPIPYYSDFDALVKDLPKDVMIVAYCSCPRAAADHVIGKLQERGYSKTAVLWEGIFGWMNLGYPVMRGDIREEGE
- a CDS encoding hypothetical protein (catalyzes the formation of N-carbamoyl-L-aspartate from (S)-dihydroorotate in pyrimidine biosynthesis): MTTCFTLPKWYDLHTHFRQDETLPATVKDHVSMQCAGALAMPNTAPPVGKVFERDRVANYKSIEQYRVEILEAAGGSFTEVIVPLYLTRDTTPQMIEQGAASGLLRACKYYPPHGTTGAEFGAPLERFMENGVFQVMQDSGVTLCIHGEEHGLAAERYFDRAENAEEIFYKEHMPRLVDSFPELRIVGEHLTTKVGVEFVRQAPDHVKANITPQHLLYTVGSLLNGLKYHLYCLPLVKFEEDRAALRDAATAADNTKFFAGTDSAPHTKKTTPCGCAAGCYTGGIAPQLYAQAFEIAGVDLGTPAGQAALENFLCTIGREYYDLPDPGETFTLEKMPEEVCPLTIGDQTIIPLPLGMECDLPWRIKSR
- a CDS encoding C39 family peptidase yields the protein MKGLGILFILFTCLGGGTNLSGAAEMEVRLPGGAVAHVEVNSIREQRFRDVVEQRYDMSCGSGALATLLTYHYGQPVAEEELFVAMFKAGDQQAIREKGFSLLDIKKYLENQGYVANGFYESLDTLKGVGIPAIVLINLGGYQHFVVVKGVTDSEVLVGDPAFGLRIYDRTAFEAMWNGLLFVIENKMQLARPTFNLASAWSTRPKAPLRDIRATKVLMLQPWMLKSTNEF